A window of the Planococcus citri chromosome 4, ihPlaCitr1.1, whole genome shotgun sequence genome harbors these coding sequences:
- the LOC135846040 gene encoding venom protease-like, with protein sequence MLFYYLFIAILRYSGAISLGSLEHQRVLRGAGNFFPTTTSEPETCYTPDNQLGTCVFIRNCQSLLTLVNRSEEPIRVYLRKSLCGRDPRNGVPKVCCAKSIDPGNSGDILTPRIPVDEPVEPDQTTTPATSVTVKNDYSRCGRSSRLVTKITAGKNAELGDWPWMAALFYRSKTDFHDAQPKYRCGGTLISKDWVITAAHCFDETSNLVSVRLGDLNLNDSTEGASPIDVPVREVILHPEYTTRPTTNDLALVRLRTPVTFTSLIRPLCVLSGTQRFRSNGFYENKRPFITGWGRLSFQGELSPILQEAQIDIVDNERCTADYANFRAVIDHRVLCAGGDGKDSCRGDSGGPLIIPIGAVHYLAGVVSFGVGCANPDFPGVYTRVAEFTEWISRVTKLPI encoded by the exons atgctGTTTTATTACTTGTTTATCGCAATTTTAAGATACAGTGGTGCGATTTCTCTGGGTAGCTTGGAGCACCAAAGAGTTCTCAGAGgagctggtaatttttttcctactacCACCAGTG AACCCGAAACCTGCTACACCCCGGATAATCAACTCGGTACGTGCGTTTTCATTAGAAATTGCCAATCACTGTTGACATTGGTGAATCGTTCGGAGGAGCCGATCCGAGTCTATTTGAGGAAATCATTATGCGGAAGGGATCCGAGAAATGGTGTCCCAAAGGTGTGCTGCGCTAAAAGCATAGATCCAGGAAACTCGGGTGATATATTGACTCCTCGAATTCCTGTAGACGAGCCTGTGGAGCCGGATCAAACAACGACACCTGCAACTTCAGTGACCGTGAAAAACGATTATTCCAGATGTGGAAGATCGAGTAGATTGGTTACTAAAATAACTGCTGGAAAAAATGCTGAATTAG gtgattggCCATGGATGGCAGCGTTGTTTTATCGTTCcaaaactgattttcatgatgCTCAACCGAAATACAGATGTGGTGGTACTTTGATTTCAAAAGATTGGGTCATTACAGCTGCTCATTGTTTTGATGAAACATCTAATTT GGTTTCGGTGCGTCTTGGAGATTTAAATCTGAACGATAGTACTGAAGGAGCCAGCCCCATCGATGTACCTGTTCGTGAAGTCATTTTACACCCTGAATACACTACTCGTCCAACAACCAATGATCTTGCACTTGTACGTTTAAGAACCCCTGTCACTTTTACTT ctttaattcGACCACTTTGCGTCCTAAGTGGTACTCAGCGATTCAGAAGTAATGGATTTTACGAAAATAAACGTCCTTTCATCACCGGCTGGGGTAGACTCAGTTTTCAAGGCGAACTTTCACCAATCCTGCAAGAAGCTCAAATCGATATAGTCGACAATGAAAGATGTACAGCTGATTATGCAAATTTTAGAGCTGTCATCGATCATCGTGTACTGTGCGCTGGCGGCGATGGCAAAGATTCGTGCAGG ggtGATTCCGGTGGTCCTTTGATAATCCCAATTGGAGCTGTTCACTATTTAGCCGGTGTTGTGTCTTTCGGAGTGGGATGTGCAAATCCTGATTTTCCTGGCGTTTATACGAGGGTGGCTGAATTCACCGAGTGGATTTCACGAGTCACCAAGTTACCTATTTAA